A single genomic interval of Equus quagga isolate Etosha38 chromosome 19, UCLA_HA_Equagga_1.0, whole genome shotgun sequence harbors:
- the DENND6B gene encoding protein DENND6B isoform X5 yields the protein MDALSGAGPRRARGRPGARSSGVRAPAAPWARFSAWLECVCVVTFDLELGQALELVYPSDFRLTDKEKSSICYLSFPDSHSGCLGDTQFSFRIRQCGGQRSPWHDDRHYDTGAPVSLQSLVLVSRLPFVRLFQALLSLIAPEYFDKLAPCLEAVCNEIDQWPAPMPGQTLNLPVMGVVLQVRIPSRVDKPESSAPKQCGHENLLPAPVVLSSVHELDLFRCFQPVLAHVQTLWELMLLGEPLVVLAPSPAMSSEMVLALTRCLHPLKFCCDYRPYFTIHDSEFREFTTRTQAPPNVVLGVTNPFFIKMLQHWPHILRVGEPRMSGDLPKQVKLKKPSRLKTLDTKPGLYTAYTAHLHRDKALLKRLLKQGLQKKRPSDMQTALLRRHLLELTQSFIIPLEHYMASLMPLQKSIMPWKTPPQIRPFRQDDFLCSLEHAGPQLTCILKGDWLGLYRRFFKSPHFDGWYRQRHKEMVQKLEALHLEAICEAVRGLRGKQNIEAWMKDKSEVEIVDLVLKLREKLVWAQGHQLPVKEATLQRAQLYIETIIGSLPKDLQAVLCPP from the exons ATGGACGCGCTGTCAGGCGCGGGGCCTCGCCGGGCTCGCGGCCGCCCAGGCGCCCGGTCCTCCGGGGTGCGGGCTCCGGCGGCGCCCTGGGCGCGCTTCTCGGCCTGGCTGGAGTGCGTGTGCGTGGTCACCTTCGACCTGGAGCTGGGCCAGGCGCTGGAG CTGGTGTACCCCAGTGACTTCCGGCTCACGGACAAGGAG AAAAGCAGCATCTGCTACCTGTCCTTTCCTGACTCCCACTCAG GCTGCCTGGGGGACACTCAGTTCAGCTTCCGAATTCGTCAGTGTGGAGGGCAGAGGAGCCCCTGGCACGACGACAGGCACTATGACACTGGGGCCCCCGTGTCACTGCAG TCTCTGGTGCTGGTGTCCCGCCTGCCCTTTGTCCGGCTGTTCCAGGCGCTGCTGAGCCTCATCGCCCCTGAGTACTTTGACAAGCTCGCCCCCTGCCTGGAAGCAG TGTGCAATGAGATTGACCAGTGGCCGGCCCCCATGCCCGGGCAGACCCTGAACTTACCTGTCATGGGAGTCGTCCTCCAG GTGCGCATCCCTTCCAGGGTGGACAAGCCTGAATCTAGTGCTCCGAAGCAGTGTGGCCACGAG AACCTGCTGCCAGCCCCAGTGGTCCTCTCCAGCGTGCATGAGCTAGACCTGTTCAG GTGCTTCCAGCCTGTGCTGGCCCACGTGCAGACGCTGTGGGAGCTCATGCTCCTCGGGGAGCCCCTGGTGGTCCTGGCGCCCTCGCCCGCCATGTCCTCGGAGATGGTGCTGGCCTTGACCCG CTGCCTGCATCCCCTGAAGTTCTGCTGTGACTACCGCCCCTACTTCACCATCCATGACAGCGAGTTCAGGGAGTTTACCACGCGTACACAGGCCCC aCCAAACGTGGTCCTGGGAGTCACAAACCCTTTCTTTATCAAAATGCTCCAGCACTGGCCCCACATCCTTCGTGTCGGGGAGCCCAGGATGTCAG GGGACCTTCCTAAGCAGGTCAAGCTGAAAAAGCCCTCAAGGCTGAAAACCCTTGACACCAAGCCAG GCCTCTACACTGCGTACACGGCCCACCTCCACCGAGACAAGGCGCTGCTCAAACGGCTGCTCAAG CAGGGCCTGCAGAAGAAGCGGCCGTCAGACATGCAGACCGCGCTGCTGAGGCGGCACCTCCTGGAGCTCACACAGAGCTTCATCATCCCCCTg gaGCACTACATGGCCAGCCTCATGCCCCTGCAGAAGAGCATCATGCCCTGGAAG ACCCCTCCCCAGATCCGTCCCTTCCGCCAGGATGACTTCCTTTGTAGCCTGGAGCACGCGGGGCCCCAGCTCACCTGCATCCTCAAGGGTGACTGGCTGGGCCTCTACAG GAGGTTTTTCAAGTCCCCACATTTTGATGGCTGGTACCGGCAGCGGCACAAAGAGATGGTCCAGAAGCTGGAGGCCCTGCACCTCGAGGCCATCTGTGAGGCGGTGAGGGGCCTGAGGGGGAAG CAGAACATCGAGGCCTGGATGAAGGACAAGTCCGAGGTGGAGATCGTGGACCTGGTCCTGAAACTTCGGGAGAAGCTG GTGTGGGCACAGGGCCACCAGCTCCCTGTGAAGGAGGCGACGCTGCAGCGGGCACAGCTGTACATCGAGACCATCATCGGCTCCCTGCCCAAGGACCTTCAGGCTGTCCTGTGCCCTCCCTAG
- the DENND6B gene encoding protein DENND6B isoform X4, with product MDALSGAGPRRARGRPGARSSGVRAPAAPWARFSAWLECVCVVTFDLELGQALELVYPSDFRLTDKEKSSICYLSFPDSHSGCLGDTQFSFRIRQCGGQRSPWHDDRHYDTGAPVSLQREPAHYFGYVYFRQVKDSSVKRGYFQKSLVLVSRLPFVRLFQALLSLIAPEYFDKLAPCLEAVCNEIDQWPAPMPGQTLNLPVMGVVLQVRIPSRVDKPESSAPKQCGHENLLPAPVVLSSVHELDLFRCFQPVLAHVQTLWELMLLGEPLVVLAPSPAMSSEMVLALTRCLHPLKFCCDYRPYFTIHDSEFREFTTRTQAPPNVVLGVTNPFFIKMLQHWPHILRVGEPRMSGDLPKQVKLKKPSRLKTLDTKPGLYTAYTAHLHRDKALLKRLLKGLQKKRPSDMQTALLRRHLLELTQSFIIPLEHYMASLMPLQKSIMPWKTPPQIRPFRQDDFLCSLEHAGPQLTCILKGDWLGLYRRFFKSPHFDGWYRQRHKEMVQKLEALHLEAICEANIEAWMKDKSEVEIVDLVLKLREKLVWAQGHQLPVKEATLQRAQLYIETIIGSLPKDLQAVLCPP from the exons ATGGACGCGCTGTCAGGCGCGGGGCCTCGCCGGGCTCGCGGCCGCCCAGGCGCCCGGTCCTCCGGGGTGCGGGCTCCGGCGGCGCCCTGGGCGCGCTTCTCGGCCTGGCTGGAGTGCGTGTGCGTGGTCACCTTCGACCTGGAGCTGGGCCAGGCGCTGGAG CTGGTGTACCCCAGTGACTTCCGGCTCACGGACAAGGAG AAAAGCAGCATCTGCTACCTGTCCTTTCCTGACTCCCACTCAG GCTGCCTGGGGGACACTCAGTTCAGCTTCCGAATTCGTCAGTGTGGAGGGCAGAGGAGCCCCTGGCACGACGACAGGCACTATGACACTGGGGCCCCCGTGTCACTGCAG AGGGAGCCGGCACACTACTTTGGCTACGTGTACTTCAGGCAGGTGAAGGACAGCTCTGTGAAGAGGGGCTACTTCCAGAAG TCTCTGGTGCTGGTGTCCCGCCTGCCCTTTGTCCGGCTGTTCCAGGCGCTGCTGAGCCTCATCGCCCCTGAGTACTTTGACAAGCTCGCCCCCTGCCTGGAAGCAG TGTGCAATGAGATTGACCAGTGGCCGGCCCCCATGCCCGGGCAGACCCTGAACTTACCTGTCATGGGAGTCGTCCTCCAG GTGCGCATCCCTTCCAGGGTGGACAAGCCTGAATCTAGTGCTCCGAAGCAGTGTGGCCACGAG AACCTGCTGCCAGCCCCAGTGGTCCTCTCCAGCGTGCATGAGCTAGACCTGTTCAG GTGCTTCCAGCCTGTGCTGGCCCACGTGCAGACGCTGTGGGAGCTCATGCTCCTCGGGGAGCCCCTGGTGGTCCTGGCGCCCTCGCCCGCCATGTCCTCGGAGATGGTGCTGGCCTTGACCCG CTGCCTGCATCCCCTGAAGTTCTGCTGTGACTACCGCCCCTACTTCACCATCCATGACAGCGAGTTCAGGGAGTTTACCACGCGTACACAGGCCCC aCCAAACGTGGTCCTGGGAGTCACAAACCCTTTCTTTATCAAAATGCTCCAGCACTGGCCCCACATCCTTCGTGTCGGGGAGCCCAGGATGTCAG GGGACCTTCCTAAGCAGGTCAAGCTGAAAAAGCCCTCAAGGCTGAAAACCCTTGACACCAAGCCAG GCCTCTACACTGCGTACACGGCCCACCTCCACCGAGACAAGGCGCTGCTCAAACGGCTGCTCAAG GGCCTGCAGAAGAAGCGGCCGTCAGACATGCAGACCGCGCTGCTGAGGCGGCACCTCCTGGAGCTCACACAGAGCTTCATCATCCCCCTg gaGCACTACATGGCCAGCCTCATGCCCCTGCAGAAGAGCATCATGCCCTGGAAG ACCCCTCCCCAGATCCGTCCCTTCCGCCAGGATGACTTCCTTTGTAGCCTGGAGCACGCGGGGCCCCAGCTCACCTGCATCCTCAAGGGTGACTGGCTGGGCCTCTACAG GAGGTTTTTCAAGTCCCCACATTTTGATGGCTGGTACCGGCAGCGGCACAAAGAGATGGTCCAGAAGCTGGAGGCCCTGCACCTCGAGGCCATCTGTGAGGCG AACATCGAGGCCTGGATGAAGGACAAGTCCGAGGTGGAGATCGTGGACCTGGTCCTGAAACTTCGGGAGAAGCTG GTGTGGGCACAGGGCCACCAGCTCCCTGTGAAGGAGGCGACGCTGCAGCGGGCACAGCTGTACATCGAGACCATCATCGGCTCCCTGCCCAAGGACCTTCAGGCTGTCCTGTGCCCTCCCTAG
- the DENND6B gene encoding protein DENND6B isoform X1 — translation MDALSGAGPRRARGRPGARSSGVRAPAAPWARFSAWLECVCVVTFDLELGQALELVYPSDFRLTDKEKSSICYLSFPDSHSGCLGDTQFSFRIRQCGGQRSPWHDDRHYDTGAPVSLQREPAHYFGYVYFRQVKDSSVKRGYFQKSLVLVSRLPFVRLFQALLSLIAPEYFDKLAPCLEAVCNEIDQWPAPMPGQTLNLPVMGVVLQVRIPSRVDKPESSAPKQCGHENLLPAPVVLSSVHELDLFRCFQPVLAHVQTLWELMLLGEPLVVLAPSPAMSSEMVLALTRCLHPLKFCCDYRPYFTIHDSEFREFTTRTQAPPNVVLGVTNPFFIKMLQHWPHILRVGEPRMSGDLPKQVKLKKPSRLKTLDTKPGLYTAYTAHLHRDKALLKRLLKQGLQKKRPSDMQTALLRRHLLELTQSFIIPLEHYMASLMPLQKSIMPWKTPPQIRPFRQDDFLCSLEHAGPQLTCILKGDWLGLYRRFFKSPHFDGWYRQRHKEMVQKLEALHLEAICEAVRGLRGKQNIEAWMKDKSEVEIVDLVLKLREKLVWAQGHQLPVKEATLQRAQLYIETIIGSLPKDLQAVLCPP, via the exons ATGGACGCGCTGTCAGGCGCGGGGCCTCGCCGGGCTCGCGGCCGCCCAGGCGCCCGGTCCTCCGGGGTGCGGGCTCCGGCGGCGCCCTGGGCGCGCTTCTCGGCCTGGCTGGAGTGCGTGTGCGTGGTCACCTTCGACCTGGAGCTGGGCCAGGCGCTGGAG CTGGTGTACCCCAGTGACTTCCGGCTCACGGACAAGGAG AAAAGCAGCATCTGCTACCTGTCCTTTCCTGACTCCCACTCAG GCTGCCTGGGGGACACTCAGTTCAGCTTCCGAATTCGTCAGTGTGGAGGGCAGAGGAGCCCCTGGCACGACGACAGGCACTATGACACTGGGGCCCCCGTGTCACTGCAG AGGGAGCCGGCACACTACTTTGGCTACGTGTACTTCAGGCAGGTGAAGGACAGCTCTGTGAAGAGGGGCTACTTCCAGAAG TCTCTGGTGCTGGTGTCCCGCCTGCCCTTTGTCCGGCTGTTCCAGGCGCTGCTGAGCCTCATCGCCCCTGAGTACTTTGACAAGCTCGCCCCCTGCCTGGAAGCAG TGTGCAATGAGATTGACCAGTGGCCGGCCCCCATGCCCGGGCAGACCCTGAACTTACCTGTCATGGGAGTCGTCCTCCAG GTGCGCATCCCTTCCAGGGTGGACAAGCCTGAATCTAGTGCTCCGAAGCAGTGTGGCCACGAG AACCTGCTGCCAGCCCCAGTGGTCCTCTCCAGCGTGCATGAGCTAGACCTGTTCAG GTGCTTCCAGCCTGTGCTGGCCCACGTGCAGACGCTGTGGGAGCTCATGCTCCTCGGGGAGCCCCTGGTGGTCCTGGCGCCCTCGCCCGCCATGTCCTCGGAGATGGTGCTGGCCTTGACCCG CTGCCTGCATCCCCTGAAGTTCTGCTGTGACTACCGCCCCTACTTCACCATCCATGACAGCGAGTTCAGGGAGTTTACCACGCGTACACAGGCCCC aCCAAACGTGGTCCTGGGAGTCACAAACCCTTTCTTTATCAAAATGCTCCAGCACTGGCCCCACATCCTTCGTGTCGGGGAGCCCAGGATGTCAG GGGACCTTCCTAAGCAGGTCAAGCTGAAAAAGCCCTCAAGGCTGAAAACCCTTGACACCAAGCCAG GCCTCTACACTGCGTACACGGCCCACCTCCACCGAGACAAGGCGCTGCTCAAACGGCTGCTCAAG CAGGGCCTGCAGAAGAAGCGGCCGTCAGACATGCAGACCGCGCTGCTGAGGCGGCACCTCCTGGAGCTCACACAGAGCTTCATCATCCCCCTg gaGCACTACATGGCCAGCCTCATGCCCCTGCAGAAGAGCATCATGCCCTGGAAG ACCCCTCCCCAGATCCGTCCCTTCCGCCAGGATGACTTCCTTTGTAGCCTGGAGCACGCGGGGCCCCAGCTCACCTGCATCCTCAAGGGTGACTGGCTGGGCCTCTACAG GAGGTTTTTCAAGTCCCCACATTTTGATGGCTGGTACCGGCAGCGGCACAAAGAGATGGTCCAGAAGCTGGAGGCCCTGCACCTCGAGGCCATCTGTGAGGCGGTGAGGGGCCTGAGGGGGAAG CAGAACATCGAGGCCTGGATGAAGGACAAGTCCGAGGTGGAGATCGTGGACCTGGTCCTGAAACTTCGGGAGAAGCTG GTGTGGGCACAGGGCCACCAGCTCCCTGTGAAGGAGGCGACGCTGCAGCGGGCACAGCTGTACATCGAGACCATCATCGGCTCCCTGCCCAAGGACCTTCAGGCTGTCCTGTGCCCTCCCTAG
- the DENND6B gene encoding protein DENND6B isoform X7, translating into MDALSGAGPRRARGRPGARSSGVRAPAAPWARFSAWLECVCVVTFDLELGQALELVYPSDFRLTDKEKSSICYLSFPDSHSGCLGDTQFSFRIRQCGGQRSPWHDDRHYDTGAPVSLQREPAHYFGYVYFRQVKDSSVKRGYFQKSLVLVSRLPFVRLFQALLSLIAPEYFDKLAPCLEAVCNEIDQWPAPMPGQTLNLPVMGVVLQVRIPSRVDKPESSAPKQCGHENLLPAPVVLSSVHELDLFRCFQPVLAHVQTLWELMLLGEPLVVLAPSPAMSSEMVLALTRCLHPLKFCCDYRPYFTIHDSEFREFTTRTQAPPNVVLGVTNPFFIKMLQHWPHILRVGEPRMSGDLPKQVKLKKPSRLKTLDTKPGLYTAYTAHLHRDKALLKRLLKQGLQKKRPSDMQTALLRRHLLELTQSFIIPLEHYMASLMPLQKSIMPWKNIEAWMKDKSEVEIVDLVLKLREKLVWAQGHQLPVKEATLQRAQLYIETIIGSLPKDLQAVLCPP; encoded by the exons ATGGACGCGCTGTCAGGCGCGGGGCCTCGCCGGGCTCGCGGCCGCCCAGGCGCCCGGTCCTCCGGGGTGCGGGCTCCGGCGGCGCCCTGGGCGCGCTTCTCGGCCTGGCTGGAGTGCGTGTGCGTGGTCACCTTCGACCTGGAGCTGGGCCAGGCGCTGGAG CTGGTGTACCCCAGTGACTTCCGGCTCACGGACAAGGAG AAAAGCAGCATCTGCTACCTGTCCTTTCCTGACTCCCACTCAG GCTGCCTGGGGGACACTCAGTTCAGCTTCCGAATTCGTCAGTGTGGAGGGCAGAGGAGCCCCTGGCACGACGACAGGCACTATGACACTGGGGCCCCCGTGTCACTGCAG AGGGAGCCGGCACACTACTTTGGCTACGTGTACTTCAGGCAGGTGAAGGACAGCTCTGTGAAGAGGGGCTACTTCCAGAAG TCTCTGGTGCTGGTGTCCCGCCTGCCCTTTGTCCGGCTGTTCCAGGCGCTGCTGAGCCTCATCGCCCCTGAGTACTTTGACAAGCTCGCCCCCTGCCTGGAAGCAG TGTGCAATGAGATTGACCAGTGGCCGGCCCCCATGCCCGGGCAGACCCTGAACTTACCTGTCATGGGAGTCGTCCTCCAG GTGCGCATCCCTTCCAGGGTGGACAAGCCTGAATCTAGTGCTCCGAAGCAGTGTGGCCACGAG AACCTGCTGCCAGCCCCAGTGGTCCTCTCCAGCGTGCATGAGCTAGACCTGTTCAG GTGCTTCCAGCCTGTGCTGGCCCACGTGCAGACGCTGTGGGAGCTCATGCTCCTCGGGGAGCCCCTGGTGGTCCTGGCGCCCTCGCCCGCCATGTCCTCGGAGATGGTGCTGGCCTTGACCCG CTGCCTGCATCCCCTGAAGTTCTGCTGTGACTACCGCCCCTACTTCACCATCCATGACAGCGAGTTCAGGGAGTTTACCACGCGTACACAGGCCCC aCCAAACGTGGTCCTGGGAGTCACAAACCCTTTCTTTATCAAAATGCTCCAGCACTGGCCCCACATCCTTCGTGTCGGGGAGCCCAGGATGTCAG GGGACCTTCCTAAGCAGGTCAAGCTGAAAAAGCCCTCAAGGCTGAAAACCCTTGACACCAAGCCAG GCCTCTACACTGCGTACACGGCCCACCTCCACCGAGACAAGGCGCTGCTCAAACGGCTGCTCAAG CAGGGCCTGCAGAAGAAGCGGCCGTCAGACATGCAGACCGCGCTGCTGAGGCGGCACCTCCTGGAGCTCACACAGAGCTTCATCATCCCCCTg gaGCACTACATGGCCAGCCTCATGCCCCTGCAGAAGAGCATCATGCCCTGGAAG AACATCGAGGCCTGGATGAAGGACAAGTCCGAGGTGGAGATCGTGGACCTGGTCCTGAAACTTCGGGAGAAGCTG GTGTGGGCACAGGGCCACCAGCTCCCTGTGAAGGAGGCGACGCTGCAGCGGGCACAGCTGTACATCGAGACCATCATCGGCTCCCTGCCCAAGGACCTTCAGGCTGTCCTGTGCCCTCCCTAG
- the DENND6B gene encoding protein DENND6B isoform X2, producing the protein MDALSGAGPRRARGRPGARSSGVRAPAAPWARFSAWLECVCVVTFDLELGQALELVYPSDFRLTDKEKSSICYLSFPDSHSGCLGDTQFSFRIRQCGGQRSPWHDDRHYDTGAPVSLQREPAHYFGYVYFRQVKDSSVKRGYFQKSLVLVSRLPFVRLFQALLSLIAPEYFDKLAPCLEAVCNEIDQWPAPMPGQTLNLPVMGVVLQVRIPSRVDKPESSAPKQCGHENLLPAPVVLSSVHELDLFRCFQPVLAHVQTLWELMLLGEPLVVLAPSPAMSSEMVLALTRCLHPLKFCCDYRPYFTIHDSEFREFTTRTQAPPNVVLGVTNPFFIKMLQHWPHILRVGEPRMSGDLPKQVKLKKPSRLKTLDTKPGLYTAYTAHLHRDKALLKRLLKGLQKKRPSDMQTALLRRHLLELTQSFIIPLEHYMASLMPLQKSIMPWKTPPQIRPFRQDDFLCSLEHAGPQLTCILKGDWLGLYRRFFKSPHFDGWYRQRHKEMVQKLEALHLEAICEAVRGLRGKQNIEAWMKDKSEVEIVDLVLKLREKLVWAQGHQLPVKEATLQRAQLYIETIIGSLPKDLQAVLCPP; encoded by the exons ATGGACGCGCTGTCAGGCGCGGGGCCTCGCCGGGCTCGCGGCCGCCCAGGCGCCCGGTCCTCCGGGGTGCGGGCTCCGGCGGCGCCCTGGGCGCGCTTCTCGGCCTGGCTGGAGTGCGTGTGCGTGGTCACCTTCGACCTGGAGCTGGGCCAGGCGCTGGAG CTGGTGTACCCCAGTGACTTCCGGCTCACGGACAAGGAG AAAAGCAGCATCTGCTACCTGTCCTTTCCTGACTCCCACTCAG GCTGCCTGGGGGACACTCAGTTCAGCTTCCGAATTCGTCAGTGTGGAGGGCAGAGGAGCCCCTGGCACGACGACAGGCACTATGACACTGGGGCCCCCGTGTCACTGCAG AGGGAGCCGGCACACTACTTTGGCTACGTGTACTTCAGGCAGGTGAAGGACAGCTCTGTGAAGAGGGGCTACTTCCAGAAG TCTCTGGTGCTGGTGTCCCGCCTGCCCTTTGTCCGGCTGTTCCAGGCGCTGCTGAGCCTCATCGCCCCTGAGTACTTTGACAAGCTCGCCCCCTGCCTGGAAGCAG TGTGCAATGAGATTGACCAGTGGCCGGCCCCCATGCCCGGGCAGACCCTGAACTTACCTGTCATGGGAGTCGTCCTCCAG GTGCGCATCCCTTCCAGGGTGGACAAGCCTGAATCTAGTGCTCCGAAGCAGTGTGGCCACGAG AACCTGCTGCCAGCCCCAGTGGTCCTCTCCAGCGTGCATGAGCTAGACCTGTTCAG GTGCTTCCAGCCTGTGCTGGCCCACGTGCAGACGCTGTGGGAGCTCATGCTCCTCGGGGAGCCCCTGGTGGTCCTGGCGCCCTCGCCCGCCATGTCCTCGGAGATGGTGCTGGCCTTGACCCG CTGCCTGCATCCCCTGAAGTTCTGCTGTGACTACCGCCCCTACTTCACCATCCATGACAGCGAGTTCAGGGAGTTTACCACGCGTACACAGGCCCC aCCAAACGTGGTCCTGGGAGTCACAAACCCTTTCTTTATCAAAATGCTCCAGCACTGGCCCCACATCCTTCGTGTCGGGGAGCCCAGGATGTCAG GGGACCTTCCTAAGCAGGTCAAGCTGAAAAAGCCCTCAAGGCTGAAAACCCTTGACACCAAGCCAG GCCTCTACACTGCGTACACGGCCCACCTCCACCGAGACAAGGCGCTGCTCAAACGGCTGCTCAAG GGCCTGCAGAAGAAGCGGCCGTCAGACATGCAGACCGCGCTGCTGAGGCGGCACCTCCTGGAGCTCACACAGAGCTTCATCATCCCCCTg gaGCACTACATGGCCAGCCTCATGCCCCTGCAGAAGAGCATCATGCCCTGGAAG ACCCCTCCCCAGATCCGTCCCTTCCGCCAGGATGACTTCCTTTGTAGCCTGGAGCACGCGGGGCCCCAGCTCACCTGCATCCTCAAGGGTGACTGGCTGGGCCTCTACAG GAGGTTTTTCAAGTCCCCACATTTTGATGGCTGGTACCGGCAGCGGCACAAAGAGATGGTCCAGAAGCTGGAGGCCCTGCACCTCGAGGCCATCTGTGAGGCGGTGAGGGGCCTGAGGGGGAAG CAGAACATCGAGGCCTGGATGAAGGACAAGTCCGAGGTGGAGATCGTGGACCTGGTCCTGAAACTTCGGGAGAAGCTG GTGTGGGCACAGGGCCACCAGCTCCCTGTGAAGGAGGCGACGCTGCAGCGGGCACAGCTGTACATCGAGACCATCATCGGCTCCCTGCCCAAGGACCTTCAGGCTGTCCTGTGCCCTCCCTAG
- the DENND6B gene encoding protein DENND6B isoform X3: MDALSGAGPRRARGRPGARSSGVRAPAAPWARFSAWLECVCVVTFDLELGQALELVYPSDFRLTDKEKSSICYLSFPDSHSGCLGDTQFSFRIRQCGGQRSPWHDDRHYDTGAPVSLQREPAHYFGYVYFRQVKDSSVKRGYFQKSLVLVSRLPFVRLFQALLSLIAPEYFDKLAPCLEAVCNEIDQWPAPMPGQTLNLPVMGVVLQVRIPSRVDKPESSAPKQCGHENLLPAPVVLSSVHELDLFRCFQPVLAHVQTLWELMLLGEPLVVLAPSPAMSSEMVLALTRCLHPLKFCCDYRPYFTIHDSEFREFTTRTQAPPNVVLGVTNPFFIKMLQHWPHILRVGEPRMSGDLPKQVKLKKPSRLKTLDTKPGLYTAYTAHLHRDKALLKRLLKQGLQKKRPSDMQTALLRRHLLELTQSFIIPLEHYMASLMPLQKSIMPWKTPPQIRPFRQDDFLCSLEHAGPQLTCILKGDWLGLYRRFFKSPHFDGWYRQRHKEMVQKLEALHLEAICEANIEAWMKDKSEVEIVDLVLKLREKLVWAQGHQLPVKEATLQRAQLYIETIIGSLPKDLQAVLCPP; encoded by the exons ATGGACGCGCTGTCAGGCGCGGGGCCTCGCCGGGCTCGCGGCCGCCCAGGCGCCCGGTCCTCCGGGGTGCGGGCTCCGGCGGCGCCCTGGGCGCGCTTCTCGGCCTGGCTGGAGTGCGTGTGCGTGGTCACCTTCGACCTGGAGCTGGGCCAGGCGCTGGAG CTGGTGTACCCCAGTGACTTCCGGCTCACGGACAAGGAG AAAAGCAGCATCTGCTACCTGTCCTTTCCTGACTCCCACTCAG GCTGCCTGGGGGACACTCAGTTCAGCTTCCGAATTCGTCAGTGTGGAGGGCAGAGGAGCCCCTGGCACGACGACAGGCACTATGACACTGGGGCCCCCGTGTCACTGCAG AGGGAGCCGGCACACTACTTTGGCTACGTGTACTTCAGGCAGGTGAAGGACAGCTCTGTGAAGAGGGGCTACTTCCAGAAG TCTCTGGTGCTGGTGTCCCGCCTGCCCTTTGTCCGGCTGTTCCAGGCGCTGCTGAGCCTCATCGCCCCTGAGTACTTTGACAAGCTCGCCCCCTGCCTGGAAGCAG TGTGCAATGAGATTGACCAGTGGCCGGCCCCCATGCCCGGGCAGACCCTGAACTTACCTGTCATGGGAGTCGTCCTCCAG GTGCGCATCCCTTCCAGGGTGGACAAGCCTGAATCTAGTGCTCCGAAGCAGTGTGGCCACGAG AACCTGCTGCCAGCCCCAGTGGTCCTCTCCAGCGTGCATGAGCTAGACCTGTTCAG GTGCTTCCAGCCTGTGCTGGCCCACGTGCAGACGCTGTGGGAGCTCATGCTCCTCGGGGAGCCCCTGGTGGTCCTGGCGCCCTCGCCCGCCATGTCCTCGGAGATGGTGCTGGCCTTGACCCG CTGCCTGCATCCCCTGAAGTTCTGCTGTGACTACCGCCCCTACTTCACCATCCATGACAGCGAGTTCAGGGAGTTTACCACGCGTACACAGGCCCC aCCAAACGTGGTCCTGGGAGTCACAAACCCTTTCTTTATCAAAATGCTCCAGCACTGGCCCCACATCCTTCGTGTCGGGGAGCCCAGGATGTCAG GGGACCTTCCTAAGCAGGTCAAGCTGAAAAAGCCCTCAAGGCTGAAAACCCTTGACACCAAGCCAG GCCTCTACACTGCGTACACGGCCCACCTCCACCGAGACAAGGCGCTGCTCAAACGGCTGCTCAAG CAGGGCCTGCAGAAGAAGCGGCCGTCAGACATGCAGACCGCGCTGCTGAGGCGGCACCTCCTGGAGCTCACACAGAGCTTCATCATCCCCCTg gaGCACTACATGGCCAGCCTCATGCCCCTGCAGAAGAGCATCATGCCCTGGAAG ACCCCTCCCCAGATCCGTCCCTTCCGCCAGGATGACTTCCTTTGTAGCCTGGAGCACGCGGGGCCCCAGCTCACCTGCATCCTCAAGGGTGACTGGCTGGGCCTCTACAG GAGGTTTTTCAAGTCCCCACATTTTGATGGCTGGTACCGGCAGCGGCACAAAGAGATGGTCCAGAAGCTGGAGGCCCTGCACCTCGAGGCCATCTGTGAGGCG AACATCGAGGCCTGGATGAAGGACAAGTCCGAGGTGGAGATCGTGGACCTGGTCCTGAAACTTCGGGAGAAGCTG GTGTGGGCACAGGGCCACCAGCTCCCTGTGAAGGAGGCGACGCTGCAGCGGGCACAGCTGTACATCGAGACCATCATCGGCTCCCTGCCCAAGGACCTTCAGGCTGTCCTGTGCCCTCCCTAG